A window of the Pseudomonas furukawaii genome harbors these coding sequences:
- a CDS encoding inorganic phosphate transporter: MTNPTTIPSASPSGISPISLFFSTLFIAVTGYFLFWGVDYVQGNHILLFVLATLFGVFMAFNIGGNDVANSFGTSVGAGTLTIKQALIIAAVFEVSGAIIAGGHVTQTIRGGIVDLGAMQVAPMDFVYIMMSALIAAALWLLFATKRGYPVSTTHSIIGAIVGSSITLGILMQGSDAAFELVQWGKIGEIVISWVLSPLLGGLVAFLLFNQIKKHILSYNERAEDRLEALREQKRAHKAQHQEGFDRLSELQKVAYTHAMARDQQLMSDRDFDPEDLESDYFKGLYHLERQREDIASHRALETWVPLVAAIGAMVIGSMLLFKGLKNLELGLTTLNSYLLLGMIGVGVWMSTYVFARSLRDEPLGRATFLIFSWMQVFTACGFAFSHGANDIANAIGPFAAIIDVLRTGETGTQAAIPTIAMITFGVALIVGLWFIGKEVIQTVGHNLTQLHPASGFSAELAAAGVVMAASVMGLPVSSTHILIGAVLGIGLVNRQTNWGLMKPIGLAWIITLPAAALLSAGAFLVLRSLL; encoded by the coding sequence ATGACCAACCCCACGACGATCCCTAGTGCGTCGCCGTCCGGCATCTCGCCCATCAGCCTGTTCTTCAGCACGCTGTTCATCGCCGTCACTGGCTACTTCCTGTTCTGGGGCGTTGACTACGTCCAGGGTAACCACATCCTGCTGTTCGTCCTGGCCACACTGTTCGGCGTGTTCATGGCGTTCAACATCGGCGGCAACGACGTCGCCAACTCCTTCGGTACCTCTGTGGGCGCCGGCACGCTGACCATCAAGCAGGCACTTATCATCGCCGCCGTGTTCGAGGTGTCCGGCGCCATCATCGCCGGTGGCCACGTCACCCAGACCATCCGCGGCGGCATCGTCGACCTGGGCGCCATGCAGGTCGCGCCCATGGACTTCGTCTACATCATGATGTCGGCGCTGATCGCCGCCGCATTGTGGCTGCTGTTCGCCACCAAGCGCGGCTATCCGGTCTCCACCACCCACTCCATCATTGGTGCCATTGTCGGCAGCTCCATCACCCTCGGCATCCTGATGCAGGGGAGCGACGCTGCGTTCGAGTTGGTGCAGTGGGGCAAGATCGGCGAGATCGTCATTTCCTGGGTACTCTCTCCGCTGCTAGGCGGCCTGGTGGCCTTCCTGCTGTTCAACCAGATCAAGAAGCACATCCTCAGTTACAACGAGCGCGCCGAAGACCGCCTGGAAGCCCTGCGGGAACAAAAGCGTGCCCACAAGGCCCAGCATCAGGAAGGCTTTGACCGTCTCTCTGAACTGCAGAAGGTCGCCTACACCCACGCCATGGCGCGGGACCAGCAACTGATGAGCGACCGGGACTTCGATCCCGAAGACCTGGAGTCCGACTACTTCAAGGGTCTCTATCACCTCGAACGACAGCGCGAGGACATCGCCTCTCACCGTGCCCTGGAGACCTGGGTGCCGCTGGTGGCCGCAATCGGCGCCATGGTCATCGGCTCCATGTTGCTGTTCAAGGGCCTGAAGAACCTCGAACTGGGTCTGACCACCCTCAACAGCTATCTATTGTTGGGCATGATCGGTGTCGGCGTATGGATGTCCACCTACGTCTTCGCCCGTTCGCTGCGGGACGAGCCCCTCGGCCGCGCGACCTTCCTCATCTTCAGCTGGATGCAGGTGTTCACCGCCTGCGGATTCGCCTTCAGCCATGGTGCCAACGACATCGCCAATGCCATCGGCCCCTTCGCCGCGATCATCGATGTGCTGCGCACCGGGGAAACCGGCACCCAGGCGGCCATCCCTACCATCGCCATGATCACCTTCGGCGTGGCACTGATCGTCGGCCTCTGGTTCATCGGCAAGGAAGTGATCCAGACCGTCGGTCACAACCTCACCCAACTGCACCCGGCTTCAGGCTTCTCCGCCGAACTGGCCGCCGCCGGGGTGGTGATGGCGGCCTCGGTCATGGGCCTGCCGGTCTCCAGCACCCACATCCTGATCGGTGCCGTGCTCGGTATCGGCCTGGTCAACCGCCAGACGAATTGGGGCCTGATGAAACCCATCGGCCTCGCCTGGATCATCACCCTGCCCGCCGCGGCGCTGCTCAGCGCC